In one window of uncultured Acetobacteroides sp. DNA:
- a CDS encoding IS4 family transposase, producing the protein MNSGTYIFKQLCQFLPEDYFEYLVNKYDGNKYIKSFTCWNHFLVMLWAQLTARESLRDIIGSLNAHRSKFYRLGFGKSVCRTTLSEANEKRNVEIFRLFAERVVKIAQDKRGNIEGLFMEGIPHRVLALDSTTVTLKWEAYSWSKVQNGKGGIKVHTMFDILTSIPVYNVITDHDVRDQSVMDYFQYEPDAFYIFDKAYVKLLSLNKIDEAGAFFVVRRKEKMNFEIIEECSCDVHEKGILRDLKIRLSNRWAKARYQKPLRIIYYYNEEKKATLEFFTNNLDLEAHKIAYLYKCRWQIEMYFKWIKQHLRIKQFYGTSENSVKIQIYVGIIAYCLVALVGVELKSKSSPFELLRILSVSLFEKENLKEFLAKAELSENFQPVSNSNLKLF; encoded by the coding sequence ATGAATAGTGGAACCTATATTTTTAAGCAATTATGCCAGTTCTTGCCTGAGGACTACTTCGAATATTTGGTCAATAAGTACGATGGCAACAAGTACATAAAATCGTTTACCTGCTGGAACCATTTCTTGGTTATGCTGTGGGCTCAGCTGACAGCCCGGGAAAGTTTACGCGACATCATCGGATCGCTTAATGCGCATCGGTCAAAGTTTTATCGTTTAGGCTTTGGCAAAAGCGTTTGCCGCACAACGCTGTCTGAAGCAAATGAGAAGCGAAATGTGGAAATATTTCGGCTATTTGCTGAACGAGTTGTTAAGATAGCTCAAGATAAAAGGGGTAACATCGAAGGGCTGTTCATGGAGGGAATCCCTCATCGTGTGCTTGCGTTGGATTCAACAACAGTTACTTTAAAATGGGAAGCGTATTCGTGGTCCAAGGTGCAAAATGGGAAAGGAGGAATTAAGGTTCACACCATGTTTGACATCCTTACAAGCATTCCGGTTTACAATGTAATCACCGACCATGACGTCAGGGATCAAAGCGTTATGGACTACTTTCAATACGAACCGGATGCATTTTACATTTTCGACAAAGCCTATGTCAAACTGTTATCTCTTAACAAAATCGATGAAGCAGGTGCATTTTTTGTAGTGCGAAGGAAAGAGAAAATGAACTTCGAAATTATAGAGGAATGTAGCTGCGATGTCCATGAAAAAGGCATTTTACGCGACTTAAAAATAAGATTGTCGAATCGTTGGGCGAAAGCTCGGTATCAAAAACCTCTGAGAATAATCTACTACTACAACGAAGAGAAGAAAGCAACTCTAGAATTCTTTACGAATAACCTCGATTTAGAGGCGCATAAAATCGCATACCTATACAAGTGTAGATGGCAAATTGAGATGTACTTCAAATGGATAAAGCAGCATTTAAGGATAAAGCAATTTTACGGAACTTCCGAAAACTCTGTAAAAATCCAAATATATGTAGGCATTATCGCCTACTGCTTGGTAGCTCTAGTCGGTGTCGAATTGAAGTCAAAGTCATCGCCATTTGAATTACTTCGAATCTTGAGCGTTTCGCTTTTTGAAAAGGAGAACCTAAAAGAGTTCCTAGCCAAGGCTGAATTATCGGAGAACTTTCAACCTGTAAGCAATTCAAACCTTAAATTATTTTAG
- a CDS encoding M56 family metallopeptidase has protein sequence MIEYLIKSAAWITIFYLFYRLFLVRETFYRLNRIFLLLGMVLSLTLPAVSFTGWFSRQSVVKDVVKVYFKSEVAQNVATPAVASNIPAVDAAVPRPLPVGAVSWLLVAYFTMLAFMLLLFLYNLGRILLVRQKACCSQIGGTRVYEVEANSAAFTFFKWIFLNPSMVNKEDVAQIIEHERIHAHKLHSVDLMLAELIRAALWFNPLAWLYKRLVAQNLEFDVDSTILQKGYNRKVYQYSLLNASVSKGGFALVSSFNINHLKTRIAMMNKKRSTKVSMAKVLLMLPVALMVALVLCFSDVRARIASSYLKMESQKVVKASDKQKGKGVQFRLDGRSMISDANGSSVLYDQVKFSIVPNKSAKDGSNDKEFVVIDGQRVADDVANRINGNIYEVCAHYKQEKKDVLGINLGDNAKRSGFFFFTESYCRKNGLGDSREYLLNGDVRYILNGAVTSKEGLSSVMSKSVVSYDFVKPHADTLGVTVTPKTLLLIVKTR, from the coding sequence ATGATAGAGTATCTAATAAAATCGGCAGCATGGATTACCATTTTCTACCTGTTTTACCGCCTGTTCCTTGTTAGGGAGACCTTCTACCGGCTTAATCGAATTTTTCTGCTATTGGGGATGGTTCTTTCGCTTACGCTGCCTGCTGTAAGCTTCACTGGATGGTTTTCGCGACAGAGTGTTGTTAAGGATGTGGTAAAGGTCTACTTTAAGTCGGAGGTTGCTCAAAACGTAGCCACGCCTGCTGTGGCTAGTAATATCCCCGCTGTAGATGCAGCTGTACCTCGACCTTTGCCAGTGGGGGCGGTAAGCTGGTTGTTGGTTGCGTACTTTACCATGCTTGCCTTTATGCTTCTGCTATTTCTGTACAATCTTGGTCGGATACTGCTGGTTAGGCAAAAGGCTTGCTGCTCGCAGATTGGTGGCACAAGGGTATACGAGGTGGAGGCTAATTCGGCTGCTTTTACCTTTTTTAAATGGATCTTCCTTAATCCTTCGATGGTTAACAAGGAGGATGTTGCCCAGATTATTGAGCACGAGCGTATTCATGCCCATAAACTGCATTCTGTGGATCTGATGCTTGCCGAACTGATCCGGGCAGCTCTTTGGTTTAATCCGTTGGCATGGCTCTACAAGCGTCTTGTTGCCCAAAACCTGGAGTTTGATGTGGATAGCACAATTCTTCAAAAGGGATATAACCGTAAGGTGTACCAGTATAGCCTACTAAATGCAAGCGTATCGAAAGGTGGCTTTGCGTTGGTGAGCAGCTTTAACATTAATCATTTAAAAACACGTATTGCTATGATGAACAAGAAAAGATCGACGAAAGTAAGCATGGCTAAGGTACTGCTGATGCTTCCTGTTGCGCTAATGGTTGCGCTGGTTCTCTGCTTTAGCGATGTAAGGGCTCGTATTGCATCGTCGTACCTAAAAATGGAATCGCAGAAGGTGGTAAAGGCTTCCGACAAGCAGAAAGGTAAGGGGGTACAATTTCGATTAGATGGTAGATCGATGATCTCTGACGCAAACGGGAGCAGTGTATTATATGATCAGGTAAAATTCTCTATTGTACCTAATAAGAGCGCGAAAGATGGGAGCAACGATAAGGAGTTCGTTGTTATTGATGGACAAAGAGTAGCGGATGATGTGGCTAATAGAATTAACGGCAACATCTATGAGGTATGTGCTCACTATAAACAGGAAAAGAAAGATGTGCTTGGAATAAACCTTGGCGATAACGCTAAGCGTTCTGGCTTTTTCTTTTTCACGGAGTCTTACTGCCGAAAAAACGGGTTAGGAGATAGCCGGGAATACCTTCTTAATGGCGATGTTCGCTACATTCTTAACGGTGCTGTGACTTCAAAAGAAGGCCTTTCATCGGTGATGTCGAAGAGCGTTGTTTCGTACGATTTTGTGAAACCGCATGCCGATACGCTGGGGGTGACGGTTACTCCGAAAACTTTGCTGTTGATTGTAAAAACGAGATAA